A stretch of DNA from Kazachstania africana CBS 2517 chromosome 3, complete genome:
CAATTAAGGGCAAGCTTTTTGACATCATTTTCGagtaataaaaaaaaagctaTAGATATTAATAACATTAATATCCTTCATGTTGATTTTGACTGTTTTTTCGTCACTGTATCGTATCTTTACCGAGATAAATCGAAATTTATATGCGATATCGATAGAGATCCAATTGTAGTATGTTATGGTACTCAAAATTCCGAAATTGCTAGCTGTAATTACGTCGCAAGAAGTTTTGGCATTAAAAACGGTATGTGGGTGACAGATGCTAAGGTTCTCTTGGCAAATTCAGGTTTAAGTCTCGTTGCATTACCTTATAAATTTGACGAAATCGAATCCacatcaaataaattttacgaaattttaaataacTTCTCCAAGTTTTTGCTCGTATTACCCATTTCTATAGATGAGGCTATATGCATTGTGGAAGATACACacgatgaaaatttttatgaACTGTGTGAAACTGTTCGTGAAATTGTTTTCAGAGAAACGGGCGGTTGTACCGTCAGTGTCGGTTGTGCAAATTCTTTGGTCATGGCAAGATtagctttgaaaaaagctAAACCGAATGGATATTTCATAGTAGATAAAGAACTGATATCAGATGATAACTTCTGGTCATGCTTCagaattgatgatttgCCAGGAGTTGGCTATTCTACTGTGTATAAGATCAAAGAGAATTTTGATAGTATTGAAAACTTAAGGGATTTGAAGTATAATGTGACACTCAATCAATTGAAGTCAAAAGTTGGCATTAAATTAAGCGAAAAGATCTTTCTGGCACTTGATGgtaaagatgatgatgaaagtaAGAAAATGTTACTTGAACCAGAGGAAGTATTTCAAAGGAAATCTTTGTCCATTGAAATCAACTGGGGTATCAGATTTGATAACATTGCAGAGATTGACCAATTTTTAGACCGTTGCTCTgtatatttgattgaaaaattgattgagCTAGATAAAGTGACGTCTCAAATCACTTTAAAAATTATGAAGAGAGCAAAAGATGCACCTATCGAACCAACAAAGTATTTAGGAATGGGTAAGTGTGATGGTTTTGCAAGTACAGCTAAGTTGGGTATCCCTACTAGTGAAACTGGTGTTATAGCCactgaattgaaaaatatttatagaTCTTTAGGTTGTCCTCCCAAAGAATTAAGAGGAGTTTCCGTGcaattcaacaaattatTGGACAATGTGGGtaaaaatcaaagagaaTTGGATTTACCTTTCAGTAAGCTCGTtttaaagagaaaaatcGTGGATAGTTTACCTGACTCAATTCGTGGTAGCATAAATTCGGAGCTGAAGCgtagaaaaattgatgtagttgataatattgatatcGATAATCCAGAAAttagagaaagaaataaatattttaagaaaatttcaccTGTTAAGAAGGCAGAACaagatttatttaataCATCTTTTGAGAAGGATTTTATTAACGAATTACCCACACAAATCAAGAAGGAAATAACAAATGACCTTCgaataaagaagaaaattcaaaaaacaaaatttggaCAGATCAAAGAGCAGATAGAATTAAGAAAGCAAAAAGAAGACAATATCAATGCACATTTTCTAGGAAGTGAAAGTTTATTAGAGCctataaaatttcagaagATTACGAACTTCAAGGTGATTTCGGCAATGATTATCACGTGGTTaaatgaaacaattaaaaataataaaggTCCGCATGAGAAGGATGTAAGGTTATTTGAGAACtatttgataaaacttAgtgattcaaataaaacaCATTTGGTTTTAAGAATAACCGAATTGATATCTGTCAAACTTAATCTATTTGCGAATGCCTTTGGTGATTCTGCTGGATTTCAAGAATGGGACAAGATTTTGGTGAGAAATGTGATACCCATACTTAATAGGAATAGACATACCTTCCAAACAGAACGTAAGcttgatattgaatttaatatatagtgcttcatttttttttgattgaatattatttatgaACGATTTATAAGTTGAAGACTATGATTACAATTGGGAACACTTATGGGACCCTAACTAGGTAACAGAATTTTTCGTTTCTTCTATTATATCATCCATCATATCATAGTCATCATTAAATCTATATTTATGTCTAAACTTC
This window harbors:
- the REV1 gene encoding deoxycytidyl transferase (similar to Saccharomyces cerevisiae REV1 (YOR346W); ancestral locus Anc_7.46), producing the protein MVEGSDLLDLLDSSIDDDNNHHRQKTAKSASFLSTLSDDSLIEYINKVSQQLDSTKPQSGSEDERNESVEPQKNYGRDTYFQEKALKQSKEDELLKRRYESIGKATSNLFKDLTVYINGYTRPSRFQLHEMIVLNGGKFLHHLSAKRSVTHIIASTLTLKKKIEFANYKVVKPEWLVDSIKVKKLLPWQDYSIVTSIDQDQLQLTTFLNKDNIQTTNCKDPNFLKEYFAHSRLHHLSNWKAQLRASFLTSFSSNKKKAIDINNINILHVDFDCFFVTVSYLYRDKSKFICDIDRDPIVVCYGTQNSEIASCNYVARSFGIKNGMWVTDAKVLLANSGLSLVALPYKFDEIESTSNKFYEILNNFSKFLLVLPISIDEAICIVEDTHDENFYELCETVREIVFRETGGCTVSVGCANSLVMARLALKKAKPNGYFIVDKELISDDNFWSCFRIDDLPGVGYSTVYKIKENFDSIENLRDLKYNVTLNQLKSKVGIKLSEKIFLALDGKDDDESKKMLLEPEEVFQRKSLSIEINWGIRFDNIAEIDQFLDRCSVYLIEKLIELDKVTSQITLKIMKRAKDAPIEPTKYLGMGKCDGFASTAKLGIPTSETGVIATELKNIYRSLGCPPKELRGVSVQFNKLLDNVGKNQRELDLPFSKLVLKRKIVDSLPDSIRGSINSELKRRKIDVVDNIDIDNPEIRERNKYFKKISPVKKAEQDLFNTSFEKDFINELPTQIKKEITNDLRIKKKIQKTKFGQIKEQIELRKQKEDNINAHFLGSESLLEPIKFQKITNFKVISAMIITWLNETIKNNKGPHEKDVRLFENYLIKLSDSNKTHLVLRITELISVKLNLFANAFGDSAGFQEWDKILVRNVIPILNRNRHTFQTERKLDIEFNI